One part of the Capra hircus breed San Clemente chromosome 4, ASM170441v1, whole genome shotgun sequence genome encodes these proteins:
- the LUZP6 gene encoding leucine zipper protein 6: MLITYYTKALTGFCIKSVFSYALFQVKTGGLPVYISILTDSPLQLQTGVRRLTGQLTAPESTQ; encoded by the exons ATGCTGATTACTTACTACACCAAAGCTCTCACTGGG TTTTGTATTAAGTCAGTCTTTTCATATGCACTATTTCAAGTGAAAACAGGTGGTTTACCTGTCTACATTAGTATCCTAACAGATTCCCCCTTGCAGCTTCAGACTGGCGTCCGCAGACTTACAGGTCAGCTAACGGCTCCGGAATCGACCCAGTAG